The Tribolium castaneum strain GA2 chromosome 3, icTriCast1.1, whole genome shotgun sequence sequence aatttaaaaaattattatcggcgatttttaatacaatttttaaaaataaatatttttaaataaaaataaaaagtttgagatttataaaagacgtttaaattttcttaGTACATTTTATCAGAAAGCTGGCCGTCTGCCTAGATATGGTGTTGTATAAGTAAGTATGTATAAATACGTAATGTGCTCCGAGAAATATATTTCTTGTAATATCACAGCTCTCATAAAATCTTTTATCACTTCCGATCAGgttttacaaaacaataaaactctTTGACGTGTCTTAAAACAAGcagttttataaatttcttaaaaagtctTTTAATGGCTCTCTTTTGATTTTAAAccaaatagttttaaaattgttacaaaGAGGTTTCGTGATAATTTTCGAGGAAGTTCCAAAGACTCTGAAATAGCGGATCGACGTCAAAGCTACCGGAACTTTGAATTATAACTAAGTCCGCAAGCTCCTCCCTGACTTGACTCAACCGCCGTGCGCTGCACAGAGGCATTAAAATTTCTCTAGTACTGTTGAACAGTTTATGATTAACCACAAAACAACCCTTCTGTTTGTCGTAAAAAGTGCACGGTTTGAACGTATGCCCCCACAAAATTTCGCTATTCAAATACGACGCTGTCACGTGAGACATTTTGGACGTTGTTTGCGAAACACCCTCCATTGAAACAACAATCTCAAACCTGAAACCATTACTCATTAAAGTGCTTCCAGCAACGTCTAGTCACTTTTTCAGGATCAAATCCCTGGCTGAAAAATCCCAAAATGGGCTTTTTGCGTTGATTTCGTGCACGACCTCAAGCGGCCAGATCATAATCCCGGGAGAAATGAGTTGAATCGATTTGAGAAACGGCTCCTTCTCGCGTCTAACTATCacaaaagctttgattttgttgtgGCATTGGTAGCGTTTCTCTTCGTCCCGCACCCGGAAAACGAGGCAAAACTGGCCGTCCCTTTgacaaatcttaaaaaaaattgattcctCCTAACACACTTAAACCTACAGTGGCGTATTTGCTGAAGCAATGCCGGGCGGAAACTTTCCGGGGAGCTGTGATTTTCCCGTAAACAATCCCGATCAGAACCCCGCAAATCCCAACTCCTGTCACGATCTGGATGCAGAAAATCAGGACCGCTTCGGGACAGTTCTGGCTGATGTATCTCGTGCCGTAGCCGATGGTCGTCTGTGTTTCTATACTGAAGAGCAGATAACCGGCGAAGGACTGGATGCCGTTCAGGCACGGTTTCGTGGCATTCCCCGCATCCAAGTCCCCGTTATTTAGCGAAACCATCATCCAGACGTACGCAAACACGAACCAAAGCACGAGGTAAGTTATGGAAAGTGCGATTAGAGTCCACTTCCAGTCGCTCACAATCAAAGTGTTGACCAAGTCGTGGACGTAAATGACGGTAAGGAACGGCCGTTTTGTTTGGTGGACTACTGAGTCGCCCGTTTTGAGGATAAGGCGGTGGTTGGGGTTGGAGGATTTCCTTGTGCGactaaaatatttccaaatttttgaaCAGTTGGTTGGTTGGTTTGTACCTTTTTTTCCGCTGTTTGTGTTTGGTCAAGTATACGGGGACGGAATCACACAACTCGcatttttggtaatttgtGTCTTCGTCCTTTATAATGATTGTTTCGTCACTTGCAACCAttgggaattttttttaagttttttaagtaAGTCACGGTTTGTGCTACATTTGGTTATTAGTCATGAGAGATAAGCATCATCTGTTGTAATTAGGATATTTGCTTTAGAATTATCTCAGCCATAGTGTTTGccgccaattttttaaatgcgggTCAGgttcaaaaaaacacaacttgAGCCTAGCATTGTATTTGATAATAGTGTTGGCATGAATTCTTTTGGGAATTAATCAACTTTGTTTTTGAAGCGTTAAGTTTGTACAGAAACAATGCTAAagaattatataaatattttagagaatgtaaaaaaagtgtttataaaatttgtttaagtactgtctacaaaataattcttaGAAGCCAGAAGAGAATTTATAGACGagattgataaaataatctaaagaagagtatagaaaaaatgctaaaaataaTGCTGAAAAACTCTAAATGAAACTGtagaagaaattgaaaaaatgcaaaagagAATCAggaagaaaatttgaaaaaaataatgggCAAAAGATTattcgtaaaaatattttaagaagagaacaatttaaaaacaaaacaaaaatctaaagaaaAGTCCAGATTTCAGATCTAAAGACGACTTCAGAAAAGAGTCAGAAAAGAAAATCAAGAGATGAGAAGCAATGTTAAAGAATAATCTGGAAATATTCTATCTAACTATGGtatcaaataattttgaaaataaatgcaGAGCagagtttgaaaattaaacgTATCAGTTTCTAgacctttttacttttttatgttattgatttttctttaaacgGGAGATGGTGATTGCCAGAAAACTTGGTAGCTGTAATATTTCCATAAAGCTAAAatgttttgtgtaaaattattttctcaagaAATGAACCTAAGCGACTGGACCTTAAGTTATTGAAGATACCATCTTTTCCAAGAAGGCACAGCATAACGTTAGTCAAACCACTTTAAAAATGACTTATTCCTTTCTCACTTTGATATCTTTGTAAATATAgcttaataaaattagaaacagTAGTTGAAGCTGCTAAACTCGTAAactaaatgtaaatttttgaaaaaagtactgcagatttttcgaaaaattagtAACAAACTATCCAAAAATTCTGGACATGAAGATCTATTGAgaataaattgttaattgttaTTGGTAGTGCAGTGGCGTGTGATTTTGGAACTACGTTTTTCCATTTACAAAAAGTAttacgttttgtttttttaataaaattcataaataaagaataaaaatgatgttttacttttcctgttgtagaaattaattaaaaattacgtatcctaaagattttttgcaactttttttttgacaagttTCAAACCTCTCAAAAATCCGGTCTCTGCTGATCGAattgccatttatttttttggaaatttgacACAATGGCAGAAATTCCGGCGTCTGGCGATGCTCAAAGCCTCAAACTAAAAATCGCCGAACTTGAGACACGCTGTAGCGACCTGATTTACGAAAACGAACGAATTAACTTGGAGTGAGTAGAAAATTGGTGCTGTATTTATTGCTGTTTAGTTTGGCTCATGAGAAGCACAAAGTCGGGCAATTGGAACGCCAGCTTCAGTTTGTTAAAGACAATCAGAcggtgtttgaaaaactgagagAAGCGTACGTTTGTATGAAATACAATGAGACTGCAGGACGCAAACTTGTGGAGATTCGAGATAAGAGTGTGCAGACTTGGGATGGCGTCTTGTGTCGGGCTTGCTTGGACACGGAGAAGTTGAGGAAGGATTTGGAACGGGCTAAGGCCATGTACAGTGGCTGTATTGTCATCAAGAGGTAtttcaaatacaaaattgctccgtttaattttgtttaaatcagGGACGAAATGGACAAATTAAATACGACAGTTGAAGCTTTAAAATGTTACTTGGATAACAAATACACCAAAAATATGGACtcacaaataaaaacaaggaGGTTTCTAATATCATTTGTCCGTTTTTTTCTAGACGAATTTATTTCTAGGGATTATCGaaactttgtaattaattCACGAAGTCAGTCCGTTGACAGAGGCACCTTTAACAAGAAAAAAGTGCTCCGCAAAAGGTGTAGAACTAGCAAAAGCTCAATTGATGTACGacaaaagtataaataaaagaaacgaTTGGTTcaacagtattttattcttaGTACACAGTTGCAAGAAACGAACAAGATTGGAATAAATTTATCAGTGGAAGTGAAAGAAGTGTGATTAAGGAGCAATCCGAAAAATTCCACAGGAACAATTGTTACGTTTTTTCATTCCAGACTATCGTGAAATTGGCAACAAAATGCTTGAGTCACGACAGTTTGGAATGTGTGTTAGAAatgagaaattgtttaaactgGGTTTATTCATCGGCTTCTGCTTCGGCTTCAGGCTCGTCTTCCGGCTCGACTTCAGCCGGTTCTTCTTCTTGTGCTTCAGCTTCAGGTTCATCAACGACCGGTTCAGCTTGTTCTTCAGTCTTTTCTTCCTCTTCTTCATTGGCGGCCAGTTCTTCTTGCGCTTTCGCCGCCAGTTCCGCCAGCTCCTTTTCCTGTCTTTCCAGTTCGGCCAGTTCGGTTTCCTGTCTCGCCAGTTCTGCAAGTTCTGCTTCCTTCTGTTCCTTCTCCTTTTGTTCCCTTTCGAGACGTTCCTGCTCCGCTCGTTCGGCCTCTTGTCTCGCTAACTCCGCCAGTTCTTCGGCTTGTCTCGCCAACTCTCGCTCTTTTTCCTCCTCGGCTTGTCTAGCGATTTCCTCCAAACGGAGCAGTTGCTGGCGCTCTTCTTCAGCTTTGGCTTCTTCCTCAAGTCGGCGCTGTTCCTCCAAGCGCGCCCTTTCCTCCTCCTCTCTCTTCATTCGCTCAATCTCAGCCTTAAAACACAAATACGCGAATTGAAACAACCGGAATATTATAGATTACTTGTTTGGCCAGTTCTTCCTGACGTGCTTGTTCCGCCTGCCTCTCTAATTCTGCTGCACGTTCTGCGGCGAGTTGAGCTGCAAGCTGTTCTTGACGAGCTATTTCTGCTTTTCTGGCCGCTTCGGCTTCCTTCTTCGCTTGCTCTTCAGCAATTGCTCTAGGAAACACAGTTTTAGGTTTCTTCAAATTGCAATGTGGTTTTACCTTTCTTCAGCTAACCTCGCTTCTTCTTTCCTTTTCTTTTCCTTCAGACTTTTCTCTACTTCATCTGTTGTTTTATCATCAGATGCGTAGATTTTAGCGAGACGCTGTGCCCGTGCTTCacgcaaatctttaatttCTTGAGCGACCGGATCTTCCATTGGCTTGTGAACTGAGAAAATACGTGAAGGACGAGCTGGCGATAAAGGTGCTGAAATCGTTCATTATCGGTGAATTAACCAAGTTATTTAATACATGACGTCTGAATAATAAGCAGTAATTGGCTAATTTTTCCCAAATTAGACAACTACAACATTAGTCGCGACTAGAGTAAGTTATTGATTTAgatgttttagttttaattattttattgtctttataaACTTACGTCGTTAATGAGCTGGGGTCCCCTCGGTCCGGTGGCGTGGTCAtttaaaaggtttttttaccgcatttattttataacttaaatttattgttagCAAAAATCactctatttttaaaaaagaaaaacaaaaataccatCCCATAAAAACCTAAGATGCTGAAAGAGATTATAAAAGGTGTTTGCCATTGCACTATTAGTAAAGAAAACCAAaccataataaaataaagttttattgattgaacggaacattataaaaaaatagtgaattATTAAGAGAGCGAGCTATTCGGCAGTGACCACACCTTGTAACAATTGAAAAACAAGCCCGTTCTCTTGTGAGTAAACAACAAAGACAATCGTGCACATGACATTAAGGAGAAAAGTGTTACCATCTTCAAGAATCTTAACCTAACTGcgttttagtagaggaaagcGAGTGAAATTTAACACAAAAGTCGTAATCAGGGGTTATTCGGTAATTTCggtttgttgtttttcttctACACTCCCAGCTGCAAGGAAAACCAAAAAGTCAATACACACGAGTTAGCCACAAACATGATCGAAGCTGTAGATCATGAAGATGATTTCTATGTTCAAATAACTAAGCGAAAAACCGAAACTGTTACGAAATTAGCTCTTTATGTACATGAGATGGCGATTTAAGCGCGCAAATACCTTTAATTTCTTTCGGTTGTTGTTTCTCATCTCGAAACTTAGTAATGTAATAACTCAACAACTGGATATCATTCCTGAGAGCGTCCTCAAACATGGTCAGAGGACGACGGCGGCTGTAGCCTTTGTCCCCTGCGTACGAGACACATGATAGATGACCTGCACCTAATTCAAACTCAAATCAATCAAAAGCGCATTATTTCACACACTCCGGTTAGGCCTTTTCGCACTACCGTCAGTAGGTACCACCTAAAGCAGGAACATTGTGCAGAGAGCAGGAACTAAGCCACCAAGTGCAGGAATTCGTGCACAGAACTAAAACCAAACTCACCGATGTATTTTTTAACGGGTTCCGTGTAATATGTGGCGTATTGTATTTTGTGATTTGGGGAATAAGTCAAGAGTCTGTGAATGTAAGTGTCGTTGCTGTATTTCATCGGCAACGACGGGAAATCGCCGAATCTGGGTTTCAAagccaaattaaaatttttggttttatggGCATAGCATTTTACCTGTTTAACGGAGTAATGGGCCAGGTTCTGATTCTCGGTACCGGCTGATGGACCTGTTTGAGGAGAGACGCCGTCTGAGCTCGAATCAGCCTCGTTTCGTCGTCAAATATCTGAAAATGTTCATAACCAGTTTCTCACTCCTTGACTAAACCGATCCTACGTCCTAGTTTAGTGTCGGTTAGTGTATTATTTGTAACGGTTAGATGCATTGAAAAATCGCTTAAACTGGTGTTTAAGCGACTTTTGGtgtttaaaaaagaatgagaTACTTACACGTTGGAAATATTTGGCATAAAAGGGTGCTAAATTGTTCAAACTATAAGAAATAGGAAGATATTTGAGCCAATAGTGTGATCGTTTTGGAGACCAATAATAAGTGTCCCAATACCTGTTATATCTCCAAACTGGCCAATAATAATCGTGATAATAAGGATAATAATAACTCAAGGGCCGATAATATCTGTAATAGTTGTAATAATGATACCAGTTCCGGTAATAAGGGTAATACAGCCCAGAATCGTATTTCTGGAAATAAACGAGGATTCATCACACAGAAAAATGACgagttttattattgttttaagcAATGAACTACAATTTTGTGTAACTTTCGTTCCTAAATCTTCTCGCTTAAGATTTTCTTCATGATTTTGTGTTCTTCCTGTAAATCGTTTGATCATCGTCTGAATGTTATGTCGAGCTTGAAGCATTAACGACAGTCATTTATGCGCAAAAGGCGGCTCGTAGTTGTCGCATCAGTTCACACTTTGTTGTGCGTTAAAACTGATCCAAAACTACGCAAAAATCGGCTCGCTTTTGATACTTACACTCTGTAATCTAAGAGAACGATAAAGCGGAATATCATCGAGATAGCTAACTGAACGAGAAATAGGCCAGTAACTGTAATACGCACTTAACGGCCTATAAAACGGCCAGTAATCGTCGTAATACGAAAGCGGGCGAATTATTCGATAAAAGTTGTAATATCGAGACGGATAATAGTCTGAATGATACTTTAAGCCAGTTATTGGATTGCGAACATAGACGTATCTctggaaaaataaattcactCGTTTAGAGAACAGTGTTAGGTGTGAGCGGtttgtgataaaaattgagTCACGCATTTTTGGCGCCGATCCCCGGGCTATTTTCAGCGAATTGCGATTACTTTAATCATTGACTCGTTATAGGTTTGCTCCAAATGTTTACCACAGTCAAGGTTGATTACTGTTTTTATCACAAACCGGCCAACAAATCTCGATGTCTAGTTTAGTCTAGAGTTCAGAGTTGAgacactgaatgtcaattttcgaaattttgtttcatatacgtcggttggaatgtgtaaaaaacaaattgggatagaaatcagtggtgttacacttcaaatttggcgaaaagtcaaataaatttgtcaaaaaatgtttccatttttcgtcgactaactgcgtttagaaatggtttagactggcagtcgtcgtcaattcactgtttttttttatatgaactccaaatttctttgcaagtacaagaattttacgtctaaactcttcatcataaacattttttccttaactttAAGACATGGTAATCATCGGtgaaagagagagaaattAAACCTGtcctgccaagttttacgtgtattattaacaaacatttggaaaagtggattgtctacataatgttatgtacaaactctatgagattttgggaatttgtgtatgcatttacaaaatacgtaggtacttgaacccaaaattggttctaatttttagttcgctgcttggccgcctttagcatctacgtgaactttagattctgtttcaaattataaagttattgggaattcacgattttgttacgtttttcatacgagaacaccttcaatattattttttagaaaatttaaaaagacgtcaggaaatatgaagggttcttgatgatgaatttttgggacgaaatgtttaactaaaaattgtgaatgaaagaaaagcatttttagcattgaagtgttttaagttatgtatttaatattaaataattatcgaaaaatttcagaaatgtgaacattaatattggtaggtattcaattattttctttttttaaatagtaatcccaaaatttctacgttttctacatccctggttaaatttgacgtaaaattatgtcattctatgcatttgacaaaaattattaccttgaaattattttcgacataaacctctgacataaattactaacaaaaattttaataaaaaaagatagaaatatataccttatccacataatacaaaattggctcagtttgacgttcagtgtcccaactctcccaataaaggaactctagtttagtctagcccggcgcatccaccatttttacaataaCATAGAGACAGTTTATTTGGGTTTATTTGTcttgtttattgtttgttaGTGTGTTAGCGTGTgtcaaaaatccaaaaatggagaaaaatcGAAAACGCGTGCTTAgttcaattaaaaatgacgattTTGCGCGAAAGAATTACTCACCACAGCTGAGTCAGAGTTGAGGTAACGGTTTGTGGGGGAATAGGCAACCCAGGGCCGGACTTTATTTTCGATCCAGTCATACTCCCTTTGTAGGACGGACGACCGTGTtgagtaaatttttggtggtAGCGTTACCACGGTCAATCTTTTGTGACCCACATATGGTACGATGCGGTCGTAGGTGTGGACCACATGAACCTGATTTTGGCGATTTTTAAACTGTCTGGCGAGGTTTAAGCGACTTACTTTACCGAGTCCGGGAAGAATCCTTACTTGTCTTGATGGGGCGGACTGTTTATTCAAAGAGAAAACGCAATTTTAGTATGTGTCGAAACGTTTCAAAACAGATTTATGTTTACCGAATGTatctaaattaaatatttgtgcTGAAACTTTGCCAAAACCTAAATTTAGACCCGTTAGTGTGTCAAAAATCTACGTCCAAGCTTCTcttatttttatgaattaaAGACTGTGagccaatttttgtaatatttgtgTTTGTCGTTTTTCGGGGAAAAGTGTTACTCGGGAGGAGAAcgtgtgaaaaaataaacacatctttgagtgattattattattaattaaggcACGTTTACAAATTCTCAATACAAAATTTCGTAGCCACTTGGTGTCAATCACAATTTGAGAAAAGAAACTCGCTACTGTGGCTATCCTGGTTATTAGCTAAGCGTTAGTGAGAGAAAAGGCCGCATCTAGACGCGGTAAGAATAGTGGCGGTAGGTTGTGCCCCCTGGGAGTCGTCCGGAGGTGCTCGAGCTGTAGCTGGAGTGGTAGCCCCCAGGCCCGTCCCCGTAGCTCCTGGAGGACCTTTCAGTGCTGTAAGAGTAAGAACCTGGCCCAGAATTCGAGGAACGATTTACACTCTCGCTCGTGGTATAAGAACGGGTGCTTGGACGTGAGTAAGGGTCACCAGAGCGGCTCGATTCCGCAGAATACGAGTACGAATAGACCTCTTCGGCAGCGCGACGGCTGCGGTCTGGCGAGTCGCGCACCAGGTAATGTCTCGGACTCTGAGGACAACAAACACAATCCCAACATCCGCTGTTTAACGGCCACCCAACGTCGATAAAGCAGTTTGCGCCTTGGTAATTGAAACGCGGTTTAAACCCTCGGCAAGTCGCAACAAAAtcgttcattttatttttggttttttaatgTCCAGCGTACCTAATTCTGCTAAAAGTGTATTTGTCCTGTTTTCGGAAACTAATAACATTTGCTGTTGAATACTTTACTTTATCTATgttaatttttcagaatttttcaacaatttcttGTTATTGAAATCAATGAATTATGATTGAGTTactgaaataaatattattttttttatttctaatgacaATTTGAAACAAGCGATTATTGCGTCTGCAAGAATTACGTCAAAATTGTCGCTAGCTTAAAAAAAAGCTTCCAAAAATATTGGTCGTGTggcttaattattatttcaagcGTCACAAAATTAGTGACTTGTTTTCATTGGCAAGGTGAATGTGAATTACTACGTTAAATTGCAAGGCAACTTTTGCCCACTTTAAGTGTCTAATCACTCAgttataaaatacaaattaatacaaatcaaatattttaacgaaattatttattaatattttctaagttataaacaaaaaactgggACAAGTCTTGTAGCagatattttcaataaaatttagtttattagTATATTATCTAAGTCCGTCTtagatataaaattttatattttacactATTTACTggtcaaaaaaaatccaaatccATAATCAAAACGAGGTTTTAGTTCATATTAACAATTTGGTTAAAATgagaataatatttaactctAAGTTGGTCAACAAATTGCTCTCCgaaaaatccgaaaaaaaatcatctaaaacagttacacctgcgaaaaaaaattgttctttcttttgaacacaaCTGTAATATAAACGTCGTTTGTTAAAGAATGCTATtagaaatagtaaaaaaattattattatttatcatcagtgaaatattttttactaaatgaaatttttgaaaaaatttgaaaaaatttcacgcttaggaaaaaaattaaattaataaagtatttaatagcaaacgctcATTTAGTATGTCCAActgttagtttttgaaatataataaaaatacactttGAAAACTCTCAGTGTGTATTAATTTTCCCTCCCCAaaagttttctttaaaatcTTTAGTCTTTAAAAtagcattatttttttctagtataTAGAAAGTGATTTAGAATGACTGGTGATTGTTAAaagatttgaaagtatttttttgtaaaataaaaatttatttggccTAATAACAAGATCTTTGGTTTATTGTTAATCGGTAAAGTATTCAATTTACGAATGAAACTCAGTCATTCTAAATCATTTTGTATAAGAAAGGATCCTCACTTTTACTCAAAATGTTCACTTAAAACTGTTGTGATTTTTACTGAAGATCATATTTCAAAGTTTGCGGAAAAATGGTACAATTACCACAATTGGCCAAGACTGTTTTATCGACAAAATTTGAATGGTTTGCGCAAAACTGCCACTATTGCCTACTGATTGGGTTAGGGGGATGTTATTTGAGTGTTTCATGCACGTCGACAATaacaaacacaaatatttttacgcTCTTTAAGTTGGACTAAATTCGAATGAAACCAAATAgttgttttgtaaaatt is a genomic window containing:
- the LOC659350 gene encoding uncharacterized protein CG45076 isoform X5, which gives rise to MVYESDFYTTRRPYRPSYSTYSVSSAPSRQVRILPGLGKVHVVHTYDRIVPYVGHKRLTVVTLPPKIYSTRSSVLQREYDWIENKVRPWVAYSPTNRYLNSDSAVRYVYVRNPITGLKYHSDYYPSRYYNFYRIIRPLSYYDDYWPFYRPLSAYYSYWPISRSVSYLDDIPLYRSLRLQSKYDSGLYYPYYRNWYHYYNYYRYYRPLSYYYPYYHDYYWPVWRYNRYWDTYYWSPKRSHYWLKYLPISYSLNNLAPFYAKYFQRIFDDETRLIRAQTASLLKQVHQPVPRIRTWPITPLNRFGDFPSLPMKYSNDTYIHRLLTYSPNHKIQYATYYTEPVKKYIGAGHLSCVSYAGDKGYSRRRPLTMFEDALRNDIQLLSYYITKFRDEKQQPKEIKAPLSPARPSRIFSVHKPMEDPVAQEIKDLREARAQRLAKIYASDDKTTDEVEKSLKEKKRKEEARLAEERAIAEEQAKKEAEAARKAEIARQEQLAAQLAAERAAELERQAEQARQEELAKQAEIERMKREEEERARLEEQRRLEEEAKAEEERQQLLRLEEIARQAEEEKERELARQAEELAELARQEAERAEQERLEREQKEKEQKEAELAELARQETELAELERQEKELAELAAKAQEELAANEEEEEKTEEQAEPVVDEPEAEAQEEEPAEVEPEDEPEAEAEADE